In Acomys russatus chromosome 16, mAcoRus1.1, whole genome shotgun sequence, the DNA window CCCAAAGCTAGCCATCTGACACTGGTGCACCGACTATCGTTTCTGAAAACAGCCCCTTCAAATTGAAATTATACCTTCTTATTAaagagggagagtgaggaggCTTCAAGGGGTTATGACATCACTATGGTCACTCAGATACACAGCAGAATTTGGGAAGTGCCAGTGTCCACTCTCTGGGACTCTGCTCTGTCCCTGTGACACACCATGTGTCCAGCATGGAAAGGCTATGTATTTTGCTAGCTACCTCTCCCAGTGAAGAAACTGCAAACATCGGGGCCATGTATTCTTCATAGCAAGCCAGTCTAATCCACATCAAGAGGGCAATGCAGTCTCTCGGGTAGCCGGAGATTAAAACTTCATCCCAATAGAACCTGTGGCCTAGAGTTATCAACCAAAGTGGATTCTGGAGATGGGGTAAAATAGATTTGAAAGCCCAGAGATCTATGAAGGGGTGAACTTGACCTCCAGGACTAAGCTATAAATAGGTAGGGGTGTTCTTTCTTCCTTCGCCTTATTTCCTTCCATTTAAACCCAGGTCTACGTGGGACAGAAATTTCTGCATGAGTTGAGGACACAGAGTTCAGCAGAAACTAGTAACACAAGTCTCTCATTGTCCTGTTTTCGGTCTTTCCCTGCAGCTAAGGGCCTTCCGTTCAGTGACCTTCCTGTCCATTTTATCAGTCTGGATCTTCGTTCCTGGTACCTGTGCATAAAATGAGCATGCTTCCTGGTCATTCTGTGCTATGTGTTGAAGGTATGCGTCCAGGTCTGCCTCAAGTCTGTGCTTACCCCTGCCCATTTGGCAATTTGGTTTTAAAGCGCAGTGCTTTCCAGGTAAtgttttggttcatttttttttaaacatgtgccatttatttatttgtgtatatgtatgagccTATTTGAATGTGGGAGGGGCATGagtacatgtgagtgcatgtgtgtctgatTTACCTAGGCTGGGTGCTCACTAGCCTCAGGGAGCCTCTTGTGTCCACGTCCCCTGCCCCCCAGCACCAGGATTAcacgtgtgccatcacgcctggctttcGATGTGGGCACTAGGGACTGAAGATGATCTCCCTAGCCCTGTCACAAGCTTTGATAATGGTGGATGGAGTAAGTGTGATGAAGAGATGACAGGGAAAACGATATAAGGGCAGACTGGCTCATGGGAACACAGAGtgttatgaagaaagaaagaggcttaGCCTCAGCTAACAGAAGAGCCTGGTTTTATTTAGATTTTAGGTCTTAGTTAATGACCACAGGAGATGGATGAGAAAACAAGCAGCCATCATCCTTCACCTCTACTCACACTTACCCCTTTAGGCCAGAGAAGAAGGAACATGGGTTGGTAACTCCAGCCTTCTGGGCTCTACCCAAATTATCCAGCAAGATCCTATTATCTTTGTGTTTGGGGGGACcaggggaaggggacaggagtTACAGTTTGTTTCCATGAACCCATTAGCCCAGCTGTTAACACCACCAGGCCTACATGGTAGCCTGTGAGCCAACAGCTCAGAATTCTCCTGGGAGTTGGTTAAAATGAACCTTCTGGGTTCACAACCCAGACCTGAAACCACCGGCTTCCGAAGGGTAGGTTCTTAGAGTCCGGTTCCAACTGACTCTGCAGGAGAGCTAGGTGGGCTCACTGAAGGAGGATACTCAGGAGGGTATtcagagcaggaagaaaagggcTCTTCTCTAGAGATGGATGCTAAGATCTCCTcctgccagcccccccccccccgacacacacacacactacacacacaccatctaaCAGATGAATGGTCCAGAATGTACCTGGTCTGATGGGGCTCTGCATACAGTTTGGAGATGGGATGCCAGGGTGGAGGGGTGCAGAGGCCCGGCTGCTGAGGTCCATGACGGAGGGAGCGGTGGAGGAAGCGGGTTGCAAGCCAGGGGGGTGAGGGCTGTGGTCGTGCTGCGACGGGCTGGGGGGGATGCCATTTTCCGACAGGAACTCCTCCAGGTCCATGTATTCCAGCTGGAAAGTGTCGCCATCATACGGAAGGGTTTTGTCCCATAAGGTGGGCCCCAGGAAGGCCGACTGGGGGACTGTCGGGCTGTTACTCTCATCATccagcttctttcctttctctttctctttgctaaatgctgaagaagaagaggaagaggacaggtGAGCCTcgctttgaaaaacagaaaaggaaaggaaagggtcaTTCTTTCAccagccttcctcctgccttctgttACAAAACTACTTCCCGGGGGCAGTGAGGCCTTTGGGTGCTGCCTTCTGTGGAGCTAGAGTTTCAACATCTTCCTATTTACTTTGGAAAGAAAGTACTGGTCTGTAGGACTGGGCTACCAactgttctgggattaaaaaaaaaaaaaaaaaaaaaaggagagaacagtCCTCTGGTGTGTTATTTGAAGGGGCAAGTCACCAAAAATCTATGCTGGGAAAATAACGTCTGAGAGTATATACAACTGGTGTGATTTTTAAGGAAGTCATCACTAACTTGGCCTGGTTCTATCTTTCCGAAAATCGATTACGGCAAAAATCTGGGCTCATTCAGACTTCCAAACCAGGGTATCCACGCTTAGTTTAGTCTTCCTGAGctgcctcccccccccgcccctccccctttccttaaTACAACACATCCAGTTCCACTGCTGTCCCTCTCCTCATTATCCCACCAAACTTGACGACTCCAATGATCCTCATTTACAGAAAGATGCGCGATGCTCTGGTCTTGGAATCAAGgacctgtgggggaggggtggcggaTGGGGGTGCTGGCGTGGGAGGCAAGAACTTTCAAACTCATCCACTTGCTTGGAGCCACGGGGACACATACAAAAGGACTAAGTTTTAAAAGGTGGTTTCGTCTTTCTTTCCCCcgaacatttaaaaattacctaacttttttttttttttttttttttttaaagcatacattTATGCGTCCCGTCACAGTACTATTGCAAAGGCGCTGTTCTCCACTAGGCTGGAAGGATGCAGCTATTTCCTGCCTGGAAATACAGCTCGCTCCCCCGGATTTGGTCTTTACCAAGCTCTCTGCATTTTGCCAATATTCAGGTGTGGGTGGAATCTGGGATTAGGGAATTTGATTCTGAGGTCCCCGTCCCCCACCCTCACTCTGCTTAGAGAAACGCCGCCCCGCTGCCACGCATTCTAATCTCCAAATCCTCCGCAGTCTCATTAGAGAGTTGGACTTAAAACGTCCACCGCAAAAGCCTACCGCATCCGCTTTCTCCCAAATGCTACTCCTTAAGACGCGGGAGGCAATGCGGGGCGCgcagtgggaggggggagggtctgTACGCGCAAAAAGCGCAAGCAACTCTTGCAATGCAACAGGCGTTCTCTCCCAGGGAAAATGATACAAACACCCCAAAGCTATTTGCAGCCAAATAATCTTTCAGGACTTGATGCAGGAGCAACATAATTCGCTTTTGTCATTGTGATACCACCAAAAGCAAGGAACTGCATCGGGCCCCAAACACAAATCCGTGGGGTATCAGCTGGGCTCCCCCCTCCCGGTTTCACATGCATGCCCCCACTTGTCTCCTCCGCTCCAAGCTACGGTTGCCTAGGGAAGGTTTGAGACTTACCGAGAAAGGGCTCAAGCCAGAGGAGGCTCCTGCACGCGGTTACACGTGAGCCTGCTCAGCTCTCCCCTCCCACCGGGAAGAGTGCACCGGGAAAGTGTCAGCGCTGGAGGCGTGCACCGCTTCCCGCCGACagaccactccccccccccactacccccACCCCGCTTTGTGAATTGCCCTACTGCGGGAGAAAATGCCTCTCCGTTCATGCCGCGTGAGTTCACAACACAAAACAGTAACGCAGTCGGAATATCGAGGCTGCGGAGTGAGACCCCCATCCCCATTAACTcagaaccgccccccccccccgcaaccagGCTCTAACCAGCCACCTTCGCCCTATTTCTCCTTTCCAGTCCCAGAGACGTCGTTTTCCTGAGGAAGCTCCTACGCTGTCACTCAAGGCAGAGAACCTGGCCTGTCAAGTTCACCTGTCACCTGCGCGGCAGGAGACCTACAGAGGCTCGCGGCTAGTCAGGTCCCCCAGCGCTATTTCAAATGTTGCCCCGAAAGGATCCCCTTTGCATTGAAGGGGAAAAGTGAGTGAGCCTCCCAATTTCACTAAAGCGAGGCGAGAGGAAGAAAGATACCGGTGCCAAGCCAAGCAGGGGTCCCTGGGAGTGTGGTCCCTTCCCTGAGCCCAGCTGCCCAGGCAAAGCTCACCGTCTTCAGGATGAAGGGGGAGCTTCAGCGGGTTCTCCAGCAGGGACCTGAGCACGCCGTAGGGAGGCGGGATAAAGGTAGGGTTCAGAGGGAGCTGTCGGGACATTTTCTCCATCGTGGTGCActcaattatcttttaaaaagaaggccAATCGCCACCCCGAAATGTTGATGAGCTTTTTCCTCCGTCTTTTGCCAACCAAAAGTACTTGCTCTCAAAGCAGTGCAgataagaaagggggaaaaaatcacttCTGTCCTTATAAATACATCAGCatacaaatatcaaaataaaaaaactttcgGGTTCTCAGTGCTGACAGT includes these proteins:
- the Hlf gene encoding hepatic leukemia factor isoform X1; the encoded protein is MEKMSRQLPLNPTFIPPPYGVLRSLLENPLKLPLHPEDAFSKEKEKGKKLDDESNSPTVPQSAFLGPTLWDKTLPYDGDTFQLEYMDLEEFLSENGIPPSPSQHDHSPHPPGLQPASSTAPSVMDLSSRASAPLHPGIPSPNCMQSPIRPGQLLPANRNTPSPIDPDTIQVPVGYEPDPADLALSSIPGQEMFDPRKRKFSEEELKPQPMIKKARKVFIPDDLKQDDKYWARRRKNNMAAKRSRDARRLKENQIAIRASFLEKENSALRQEVADLRKELGKCKNILAKYEARHGPL
- the Hlf gene encoding hepatic leukemia factor isoform X2, whose amino-acid sequence is MEKMSRQLPLNPTFIPPPYGVLRSLLENPLKLPLHPEDAFSKEKEKGKKLDDESNSPTVPQSAFLGPTLWDKTLPYDGDTFQLEYMDLEEFLSENGIPPSPSQHDHSPHPPGLQPASSTAPSVMDLSSRASAPLHPGIPSPNCMQSPIRPGQLLPANRNTPSPIDPDTIQVPVGYEPDPADLALSSIPGQEMFDPRKRKFSEEELKPQPMIKKARKVFIPDDLKDDKYWARRRKNNMAAKRSRDARRLKENQIAIRASFLEKENSALRQEVADLRKELGKCKNILAKYEARHGPL